Proteins from one Canis lupus familiaris isolate Mischka breed German Shepherd chromosome 26, alternate assembly UU_Cfam_GSD_1.0, whole genome shotgun sequence genomic window:
- the PHETA1 gene encoding sesquipedalian-1 isoform X2 → MKLNERSLAFYATCDTPVDNSGFLYKKGGRHAAYHRRWFVLRGNMLFYFEDRASREPVGVIILEGCTVELVEAAEEFAFAVRFAGARARTYVLAAENQAAMEGWVKALSRASFDYLRLVVRELEQQLAAVRAGDCAPPPRRAPALAPKENGCACAVWSAEPPAPGPAPGPAPGPAPGPAPGPGPAGAASRPRPGPPPPLPPRRRVSEPNGPLHAASFVRLHQQYGQEVRALRSRWLRSRAQP, encoded by the coding sequence ATGAAGCTGAACGAGCGCAGCCTGGCCTTCTACGCCACCTGCGACACCCCAGTGGACAACTCGGGCTTCCTGTACAAGAAAGGCGGCCGGCACGCGGCCTACCACCGCCGCTGGTTCGTGCTGCGCGGCAACATGCTCTTCTACTTCGAGGACCGGGCCAGCCGCGAGCCTGTGGGCGTCATCATCCTGGAGGGCTGCACGGTGGAGCTGGTCGAGGCCGCCGAGGAGTTCGCCTTCGCCGTGCGCTTCGCGGGGGCCCGGGCGCGCACCTACGTGCTGGCCGCCGAGAACCAGGCTGCCATGGAGGGCTGGGTGAAGGCGCTGTCGCGGGCCAGCTTCGACTACCTGCGGCTCGTGGTGCGCGAGCTGGAGCAGCAGCTGGCGGCCGTGCGGGCCGGGGACTgtgcgccgccgccgcgccgggcCCCCGCGCTCGCGCCCAAGGAGAACGGCTGCGCCTGCGCCGTGTGGAGCGCGGAgccccccgcgcccggccccgcccccggccccgcccccggccccgcgcccggccccgcccccggccccggccccgcgggcgCTGCCTCCcgccccaggcccggccccccgccgcccctgcccccccggCGGCGGGTCTCGGAACCGAACGGGCCTCTGCACGCCGCCTCCTTTGTCCGGCTCCACCAGCAGTACGGGCAGGAGGTGAGGGCGCTCAGGAGCCGGTGGCTCAGGAGCCGGGCCCAGCCCTGA
- the PHETA1 gene encoding sesquipedalian-1 isoform X1, with amino-acid sequence MPGPGIQAKIPCPCRVGKDDPGPGGAAMKLNERSLAFYATCDTPVDNSGFLYKKGGRHAAYHRRWFVLRGNMLFYFEDRASREPVGVIILEGCTVELVEAAEEFAFAVRFAGARARTYVLAAENQAAMEGWVKALSRASFDYLRLVVRELEQQLAAVRAGDCAPPPRRAPALAPKENGCACAVWSAEPPAPGPAPGPAPGPAPGPAPGPGPAGAASRPRPGPPPPLPPRRRVSEPNGPLHAASFVRLHQQYGQEVRALRSRWLRSRAQP; translated from the coding sequence GCCCCGGCGGCGCGGCCATGAAGCTGAACGAGCGCAGCCTGGCCTTCTACGCCACCTGCGACACCCCAGTGGACAACTCGGGCTTCCTGTACAAGAAAGGCGGCCGGCACGCGGCCTACCACCGCCGCTGGTTCGTGCTGCGCGGCAACATGCTCTTCTACTTCGAGGACCGGGCCAGCCGCGAGCCTGTGGGCGTCATCATCCTGGAGGGCTGCACGGTGGAGCTGGTCGAGGCCGCCGAGGAGTTCGCCTTCGCCGTGCGCTTCGCGGGGGCCCGGGCGCGCACCTACGTGCTGGCCGCCGAGAACCAGGCTGCCATGGAGGGCTGGGTGAAGGCGCTGTCGCGGGCCAGCTTCGACTACCTGCGGCTCGTGGTGCGCGAGCTGGAGCAGCAGCTGGCGGCCGTGCGGGCCGGGGACTgtgcgccgccgccgcgccgggcCCCCGCGCTCGCGCCCAAGGAGAACGGCTGCGCCTGCGCCGTGTGGAGCGCGGAgccccccgcgcccggccccgcccccggccccgcccccggccccgcgcccggccccgcccccggccccggccccgcgggcgCTGCCTCCcgccccaggcccggccccccgccgcccctgcccccccggCGGCGGGTCTCGGAACCGAACGGGCCTCTGCACGCCGCCTCCTTTGTCCGGCTCCACCAGCAGTACGGGCAGGAGGTGAGGGCGCTCAGGAGCCGGTGGCTCAGGAGCCGGGCCCAGCCCTGA